The Lates calcarifer isolate ASB-BC8 linkage group LG6, TLL_Latcal_v3, whole genome shotgun sequence genome includes a region encoding these proteins:
- the hyal3 gene encoding hyaluronidase-3 isoform X1, which translates to MMHDCEIALSSQNQVHSCYTVSFSLSEGHIRGRAAMVLCRLLLRLLFVFLLLFSLSILSFTSLSPNSTRRNPLLQTLPPAVAAAGPILEDRPFIVVWNMPTSRCQKRYNIHLNLGDFDIVENRQQRFQGQKMTIFYRDRLGKYPYLSRDGRKVNGGIPQLGDLAAHLALTVTQMSGLLQPNFTGLAVIDWEEWRPLWERNFGSKMVYRKLSKELVRQERPDLSDRAVKLMARQKFEESARKFMEETLRSVVTDRPKGLWGFYGFPACFNQQKRKTDESYTGRCHRGTRQQNDRLSWLWQQSTALYPSIYLPQRLAGSMDAALMVRHRVLEALRVASLWRHNTDHITPVLSYARLAFTRSLTFLNKTDLMHTLGESASLGAAGVVLWGELKFAKSKHQCILLRDYIQTVLGPLVRSLRSDTHRCSLQLCHGNGRCSRQQLSSGHMVSSGLAHDSSRVKHFHSYFMCQCYPGWTGRECQEKTMDKNRRKSK; encoded by the exons ATGATGCATGACTGTGAAATTGCATTGAGTAGTCAGAACCAAGTTCATAGCTGTTACACAGTCAGCTTTTCTCTCTCG gAAGGACACATCAGAGGGCGTGCAGCCATGGTGCTGTGTCGCCTCCTCCTGCgcctcctctttgtcttccttcttctcttctccctttcTATCCTCTCCTTTACCTCCCTGTCACCGAACTCCACCCGCAGAAATCCTCTCCTCCAGACCCTCCCacctgctgtggctgcagcaggcccGATCCTGGAGGACCGGCCCTTCATTGTGGTGTGGAACATGCCTACGTCACGCTGTCAGAAACGCTATAACATCCACCTGAACCTGGGAGACTTTGATATCGTGGAGAATCGACAGCAGAGATTCCAGGGACAG AAAATGACCATCTTCTACCGTGATCGCTTGGGGAAATATCCATACCTCTCCCGAGATGGCAGAAAGGTGAACGGAGGAATACCGCAGCTTGGCGACCTTGCAGCTCACCTAGCCCTAACAGTGACGCAGATGTCCGGCTTGCTGCAGCCAAACTTTACAGGTTTAGCCGTTATCGACTGGGAGGAATGGCGGCCACTGTGGGAGAGAAACTTTGGATCCAAGATGGTATACCGGAAGCTGTCCAAGGAGCTGGTGAGACAGGAGAGGCCGGATTTGTCAGACAGGGCTGTCAAATTAATGGCGAGGCAGAAGTTTGAGGAAAGTGCTCGGAAGTTCATGGAGGAGACGCTGCGGTCTGTGGTCACAGATCGTCCCAAGGGCCTCTGGGGATTTTATGGTTTTCCTGCCTGCTTTAATCagcagaagagaaagacag ATGAGAGCTATACAGGACGCTGTCACAGAGGGACGAGACAACAAAATGACCGACTGTCCTGGCTCTGGCAACAGTCCACTGCTCTCTATCCTAGCATCTACCTGCCACAGAGGCTGGCAGGGTCGATGGACGCAGCTCTGATGGTCAG ACACAGAGTGCTGGAGGCTTTGAGGGTGGCGTCTCTTTGGCGCCATAATACTGACCACATCACACCAGTTCTTTCCTATGCCAGGCTGGCATTCACACGCTCTCTCACCTTTCTCAATAAG ACAGACCTGATGCATACACTAGGGGAGAGTGCATCATTGGGAGCCGCTGGAGTGGTGCTGTGGGGAGAGCTGAAATTTGCCAAGTCCAAG caTCAGTGCATCCTTCTCAGAGACTACATCCAAACCGTTCTGGGTCCCCTCGTACGATCGCTGAGGTCCGACACCCATCGCTGCAGCCTGCAACTCTGCCACGGCAACGGGCGCTGCTCTAGGCAACAACTCAGCTCTGGTCACATGGTTTCTTCAGGTCTAGCTCATGACTCCTCCAGggtcaaacattttcacagctaCTTCATGTGTCAGTGCTACCCAGGATGGACTGGGCGGGAGTGTCAAGAGAAGACCATGGACAAAAACAGACGGAAGAGCAAGTAA
- the si:dkey-20d21.12 gene encoding uncharacterized protein si:dkey-20d21.12 isoform X3 translates to MVTGGGEMSRPPSSQTTPQFYRVSERDLTEIELHSVDSINDLHRTHPEHSHKGMRPPRPAYTPSPNGNPYICDMTAVSQRRHPVSGKWQSRLQDMLTPSSPHAYAMGCAIITLLLLTVLLIFYFLVQQGGAIRMLTEAVREKETAATELSLLIQELQALRHNLTAMRGGT, encoded by the exons ATGGTGACAGGAG GAGGTGAGATGTCGAGGCCTCCTTCCTCCCAGACCACCCCTCAGTTCTACAGGGTCAGCGAAAGAGATCTCACTGAGATTGAGCTACATTCTGTGGACTCCATCAATGATCTCCACCGAACACACCCCGAACACAGCCACAAAG GGATGAGGCCTCCTCGTCCTGCTTACACACCCTCCCCGAATGGAAACCCTTACATATGTGATATGACGGCTGTCAGTCAAAGACGCCATCCGGTCAGCGGCAAGTGGCAGAGCCGTCTGCAGGATATGTTGACACCCAGTTCACCACACGCCTACGCCATGGGCTGTGCTATCATCACTTTGCTCCTGCTAACAGTGTTACTCATCTTCTACTTTTTGG TCCAGCAGGGTGGCGCAATCCGGATGCTGACTGAGgcagtgagggagaaagagactgCAGCCACAGAGCTGTCACTACTGATCCAAGAACTGCAGGCACTGAGACACAACTTAACAGCAATGAGAGGAGGGACATGA
- the si:dkey-20d21.12 gene encoding uncharacterized protein si:dkey-20d21.12 isoform X1 translates to MVTGANTVESCSFSFLTHLLILNFPSRGGEMSRPPSSQTTPQFYRVSERDLTEIELHSVDSINDLHRTHPEHSHKGMRPPRPAYTPSPNGNPYICDMTAVSQRRHPVSGKWQSRLQDMLTPSSPHAYAMGCAIITLLLLTVLLIFYFLVQQGGAIRMLTEAVREKETAATELSLLIQELQALRHNLTAMRGGT, encoded by the exons ATGGTGACAGGAG CTAATACTGTGGAGAGCTGCAGTTTTAGTTTCTTGACCCATCTCCTCATCCTGAATTTTCCCTCAAGAGGAGGTGAGATGTCGAGGCCTCCTTCCTCCCAGACCACCCCTCAGTTCTACAGGGTCAGCGAAAGAGATCTCACTGAGATTGAGCTACATTCTGTGGACTCCATCAATGATCTCCACCGAACACACCCCGAACACAGCCACAAAG GGATGAGGCCTCCTCGTCCTGCTTACACACCCTCCCCGAATGGAAACCCTTACATATGTGATATGACGGCTGTCAGTCAAAGACGCCATCCGGTCAGCGGCAAGTGGCAGAGCCGTCTGCAGGATATGTTGACACCCAGTTCACCACACGCCTACGCCATGGGCTGTGCTATCATCACTTTGCTCCTGCTAACAGTGTTACTCATCTTCTACTTTTTGG TCCAGCAGGGTGGCGCAATCCGGATGCTGACTGAGgcagtgagggagaaagagactgCAGCCACAGAGCTGTCACTACTGATCCAAGAACTGCAGGCACTGAGACACAACTTAACAGCAATGAGAGGAGGGACATGA
- the si:dkey-20d21.12 gene encoding uncharacterized protein si:dkey-20d21.12 isoform X2 — protein sequence MVTGEAKLICFPSHSTSLHADLLLRGGEMSRPPSSQTTPQFYRVSERDLTEIELHSVDSINDLHRTHPEHSHKGMRPPRPAYTPSPNGNPYICDMTAVSQRRHPVSGKWQSRLQDMLTPSSPHAYAMGCAIITLLLLTVLLIFYFLVQQGGAIRMLTEAVREKETAATELSLLIQELQALRHNLTAMRGGT from the exons ATGGTGACAGGAG AAGCCAAGCTGATCTGTTTTCCATCTCACAGTACATCCTTACATGCCGACCTTCTACTTAG AGGAGGTGAGATGTCGAGGCCTCCTTCCTCCCAGACCACCCCTCAGTTCTACAGGGTCAGCGAAAGAGATCTCACTGAGATTGAGCTACATTCTGTGGACTCCATCAATGATCTCCACCGAACACACCCCGAACACAGCCACAAAG GGATGAGGCCTCCTCGTCCTGCTTACACACCCTCCCCGAATGGAAACCCTTACATATGTGATATGACGGCTGTCAGTCAAAGACGCCATCCGGTCAGCGGCAAGTGGCAGAGCCGTCTGCAGGATATGTTGACACCCAGTTCACCACACGCCTACGCCATGGGCTGTGCTATCATCACTTTGCTCCTGCTAACAGTGTTACTCATCTTCTACTTTTTGG TCCAGCAGGGTGGCGCAATCCGGATGCTGACTGAGgcagtgagggagaaagagactgCAGCCACAGAGCTGTCACTACTGATCCAAGAACTGCAGGCACTGAGACACAACTTAACAGCAATGAGAGGAGGGACATGA
- the hyal3 gene encoding hyaluronidase-3 isoform X2, giving the protein MVLCRLLLRLLFVFLLLFSLSILSFTSLSPNSTRRNPLLQTLPPAVAAAGPILEDRPFIVVWNMPTSRCQKRYNIHLNLGDFDIVENRQQRFQGQKMTIFYRDRLGKYPYLSRDGRKVNGGIPQLGDLAAHLALTVTQMSGLLQPNFTGLAVIDWEEWRPLWERNFGSKMVYRKLSKELVRQERPDLSDRAVKLMARQKFEESARKFMEETLRSVVTDRPKGLWGFYGFPACFNQQKRKTDESYTGRCHRGTRQQNDRLSWLWQQSTALYPSIYLPQRLAGSMDAALMVRHRVLEALRVASLWRHNTDHITPVLSYARLAFTRSLTFLNKTDLMHTLGESASLGAAGVVLWGELKFAKSKHQCILLRDYIQTVLGPLVRSLRSDTHRCSLQLCHGNGRCSRQQLSSGHMVSSGLAHDSSRVKHFHSYFMCQCYPGWTGRECQEKTMDKNRRKSK; this is encoded by the exons ATGGTGCTGTGTCGCCTCCTCCTGCgcctcctctttgtcttccttcttctcttctccctttcTATCCTCTCCTTTACCTCCCTGTCACCGAACTCCACCCGCAGAAATCCTCTCCTCCAGACCCTCCCacctgctgtggctgcagcaggcccGATCCTGGAGGACCGGCCCTTCATTGTGGTGTGGAACATGCCTACGTCACGCTGTCAGAAACGCTATAACATCCACCTGAACCTGGGAGACTTTGATATCGTGGAGAATCGACAGCAGAGATTCCAGGGACAG AAAATGACCATCTTCTACCGTGATCGCTTGGGGAAATATCCATACCTCTCCCGAGATGGCAGAAAGGTGAACGGAGGAATACCGCAGCTTGGCGACCTTGCAGCTCACCTAGCCCTAACAGTGACGCAGATGTCCGGCTTGCTGCAGCCAAACTTTACAGGTTTAGCCGTTATCGACTGGGAGGAATGGCGGCCACTGTGGGAGAGAAACTTTGGATCCAAGATGGTATACCGGAAGCTGTCCAAGGAGCTGGTGAGACAGGAGAGGCCGGATTTGTCAGACAGGGCTGTCAAATTAATGGCGAGGCAGAAGTTTGAGGAAAGTGCTCGGAAGTTCATGGAGGAGACGCTGCGGTCTGTGGTCACAGATCGTCCCAAGGGCCTCTGGGGATTTTATGGTTTTCCTGCCTGCTTTAATCagcagaagagaaagacag ATGAGAGCTATACAGGACGCTGTCACAGAGGGACGAGACAACAAAATGACCGACTGTCCTGGCTCTGGCAACAGTCCACTGCTCTCTATCCTAGCATCTACCTGCCACAGAGGCTGGCAGGGTCGATGGACGCAGCTCTGATGGTCAG ACACAGAGTGCTGGAGGCTTTGAGGGTGGCGTCTCTTTGGCGCCATAATACTGACCACATCACACCAGTTCTTTCCTATGCCAGGCTGGCATTCACACGCTCTCTCACCTTTCTCAATAAG ACAGACCTGATGCATACACTAGGGGAGAGTGCATCATTGGGAGCCGCTGGAGTGGTGCTGTGGGGAGAGCTGAAATTTGCCAAGTCCAAG caTCAGTGCATCCTTCTCAGAGACTACATCCAAACCGTTCTGGGTCCCCTCGTACGATCGCTGAGGTCCGACACCCATCGCTGCAGCCTGCAACTCTGCCACGGCAACGGGCGCTGCTCTAGGCAACAACTCAGCTCTGGTCACATGGTTTCTTCAGGTCTAGCTCATGACTCCTCCAGggtcaaacattttcacagctaCTTCATGTGTCAGTGCTACCCAGGATGGACTGGGCGGGAGTGTCAAGAGAAGACCATGGACAAAAACAGACGGAAGAGCAAGTAA